In the genome of Gadus chalcogrammus isolate NIFS_2021 chromosome 21, NIFS_Gcha_1.0, whole genome shotgun sequence, one region contains:
- the si:ch211-142k18.1 gene encoding uncharacterized protein si:ch211-142k18.1: protein MRAVQHGNQAVVENLVQYLSEEVGEQRYEDIIQENIAGIKEEHASCQEATQKALEDLERQLEGDVMETLSGMQRIREELASFEGLRRGVVDAAGRLELAVPALQASFTRKIGNAALRNTALRRHRG, encoded by the exons ATGAGGGCCGTCCAACACGGCAACCAGGCCGTGGTGGAGAACCTGGTGCAGTACTtgagtgaggaggtgggggagcagAGGTATGAGGACATCATCCAGGAGAACATCGCCGGGATCAAAGAGGAGCACGCCAGCTGCCAAGAGGCCACTCAGAAGGCCCTCGAGGACCTGGAGAGGCAACTGGAGGGGGACGTCATGGAAACGCTCTCTGGGATGCAGAG GATCCGAGAGGAGCTGGCGTCCTTTGAAGGTCTGCGCCGTGGCGTGGTCGACGCCGCCGGCCGCCTGGAGCTCGCCGTGCCCGCCCTGCAGGCGTCCTTCACCAGGAAGATCGGGAACGCCGCGCTCAGGAACACCGCGCTCCGGCGCCACCGCGGCtaa
- the chrna2b gene encoding neuronal acetylcholine receptor subunit alpha-2 yields MGHAAAGDHLFSVRTTVVWCLLFCDSIVCGQGVQPHGEDQLFKKLFFRYNKWSRPVPNVSDVVIVKFGLSIAQLIDVDEKNQMMTTNVWLKQEWNDYKLSWNPSDYDNVTSIRVPSELIWVPDIVLYNNADGEFAVTHMTKAHLFHTGKVRWVPPAIYKSSCSIDVTFFPFDQQNCKMKFGSWTYDKAKIDLEPIEVAVDLSNYWESGEWAIINAVGTYNTKKYDCCHEIYPDITYFFIIRRLPLFYTINLIIPCLLISCLTVLVFYLPSDCGEKITLCISVLLSLTVFLLLITEIIPSTSLVIPLIGEYLLFTMIFVTLSIVITVFVLNVHHRSPGTHQMPLWVHRVFLDLIPRWLFMRRPAPDGRRRRLITLRRETGAAAAWGRKGRHDDGSGGARCLSTSATWLKEAGAMATTATAESTTTTTTTLTTAKDDPERRCYEELELGKLTSYFSFRPPSPRPPGSTPPPAAPPPPPPPPPPPPLLPPASGLDLPPLCVQKTGSLGEEATPGESSFLLSPGVMRALEGVLYIADHLRAEDADFSVKEDWKYVAMVIDRIFLWMFIIVCLLGTIGLFLPPWLAGMI; encoded by the exons ATGGGACACGCAGCAGCGGGCGACCACCTGTTCTCGGTGAGGACCACCGTGGTGTGGTGCCTGCTCTTCTGCGACTCCA TCGTGTGCGGCCAGGGGGTCCAGCCCCACGGCGAGGACCAGCTCTTCAAGAAGCTCTTCTTCCGCTACAACAAGTGGTCCCGGCCGGTGCCCAACGTCTCCGACGTGGTCATCGTCAAGTTCGGCCTCTCCATCGCCCAGCTCATCGATGTG GATGAAAAGAACCAGATGATGACCACCAATGTGTGGCTGAAACAA GAATGGAACGACTACAAGCTGAGCTGGAACCCGTCCGACTACGACAACGTGACGTCCATCAGGGTGCCCTCAGAGCTGATCTGGGTGCCTGACATCGTCCTCTACAACAA TGCCGACGGGGAGTTCGCCGTGACCCACATGACCAAGGCGCACCTGTTCCACACGGGCAAGGTGCGCTGGGTGCCGCCGGCCATCTACAAGTCGTCGTGCAGCATCGACGTCACCTTCTTCCCCTTCGACCAGCAGAACTGCAAGATGAAGTTCGGCTCGTGGACCTACGACAAGGCCAAGATCGACCTGGAGCCCATCGAGGTGGCGGTGGACCTCAGCAACTACTGGGAGAGCGGCGAGTGGGCCATCATCAACGCGGTGGGCACCTACAACACCAAGAAGTACGACTGCTGCCACGAGATCTACCCGGACATCACCTACTTCTTCATCATCCGCCGGCTGCCCCTCTTCTACACCATCAACCTCATCATCCCCTGCCTGCTCATCTCCTGCCTGACCGTGCTGGTGTTCTACCTGCCGTCGGACTGCGGCGAGAAGATCACTCTGTGCATCTCGGTGCTGCTGTCGCTCACCGTGTTCCTGCTGCTCATCACCGAGATCATCCCGTCCACCTCGCTGGTCATCCCGCTCATCGGCGAGTACCTGCTCTTCACCATGATCTTCGTCACGCTCAGCATCGTCATCACCGTCTTCGTGCTCAACGTGCACCACCGCTCGCCGGGCACGCACCAGATGCCCCTCTGGGTGCACCGCGTGTTCCTGGACCTCATCCCCCGCTGGCTGTTCATGCGGCGACCGGCGCCGgatgggcggcggcggcggctgatCACGCTGCGGCGGGagacgggggcggcggcggcgtgggggAGGAAGGGTCGTCACGACGACGGCAGCGGCGGGGCTCGCTGCCTCAGCACGTCGGCCACCTGGCTGAAGGAGGCGGGCGCCATGGCGACGACGGCGACGGCGGAGTCCACGACGACCACGACCACGACGCTGACCACGGCGAAGGACGACCCCGAGAGGAGGTGCTACGAGGAGCTGGAGCTGGGCAAGCTGACCTCGTACTTCTCCTTCCGGCCGCCGTCGCCGCGTCCGCCCGGGTCCacgcctcctcctgctgctcctcctcctcctcctcctcctcctcctcctcctcccctgctccccccGGCCAGCGGCCTCGACCTGCCGCCCTTGTGCGTCCAAAAGACGGGTTCCCTCGGCGAGGAGGCGACGCCGGGGGAGTCGTCCTTCCTGCTGTCACCAGGCGTGATGCGGGCGCTGGAGGGCGTGCTCTACATCGCCGACCACCTCCGCGCCGAGGACGCCGACTTCAGT GTGAAGGAAGACTGGAAGtacgttgccatggtgatcgACCGCATCTTCCTGTGGATGTTCATCATCGTGTGCCTACTGGGCACCATTGGCCTTTTCCTCCCGCCCTGGCTGGCCGGAATGATCTAG